The Anaerobaca lacustris genome has a window encoding:
- a CDS encoding manganese efflux pump MntP, whose amino-acid sequence MSMNPVTILFLALGLAMDAFAVSIVAGSVYRQLHVRHALRMALFFGAFQAVMPLVGSLAGLGLKTYIDPYDHWIAFGLLAFVGGKMIYEAFAIESAEKNLDPSHLLVVLALSVATSIDALAVGVTLSLLTSSVAFAVLVIGLTTFVLSYAGVAVGKRFGHFFESKIEIAGGLVLIAIGVRILLAHLL is encoded by the coding sequence ATGTCGATGAATCCTGTCACGATCCTGTTCCTCGCCCTGGGGCTGGCGATGGATGCCTTCGCGGTCTCCATCGTCGCCGGCAGCGTGTACCGCCAGTTGCACGTCCGCCACGCGTTGCGCATGGCCTTGTTCTTCGGGGCCTTTCAGGCGGTGATGCCGCTGGTGGGTTCGCTGGCGGGCCTGGGACTCAAGACGTACATCGATCCCTACGACCACTGGATCGCCTTCGGTCTGCTGGCCTTCGTCGGAGGCAAGATGATCTACGAGGCGTTCGCGATCGAGTCGGCCGAGAAGAATCTGGACCCGTCTCATCTCCTGGTCGTTCTGGCCCTGTCGGTGGCGACGAGCATCGACGCGCTGGCGGTCGGCGTCACACTGTCGCTGTTGACGAGCTCGGTCGCCTTTGCCGTTCTCGTCATCGGCCTGACTACATTCGTCCTGTCGTATGCCGGCGTCGCCGTCGGCAAACGGTTCGGGCACTTCTTCGAGAGCAAGATCGAGATCGCCGGCGGCCTCGTTCTCATCGCCATCGGCGTGCGGATTCTTCTGGCCCACCTGCTGTAG
- a CDS encoding DUF1638 domain-containing protein codes for MIGRSDIDVRLGDQKRLQLIVCKVLQREAYFCAARSPHVVDVVLMEQGLHDEPDRLRSEVQKALERTTDIQGRSYDASLLGYGLCSNGTVGLRAAIPVVIPRGHDCITLLLGSKERYREYFDSHRGVYWYSPGWIESGKQPGRERYESLRAEYERKYGPDNAQYLMEVEQTWMKEYNWATFVDWGLVDSDAYRAYTKRCAEFLGWDCDEQKGDPGLMQRFVDGNWNDEEFLYVAPGRRIAEDVTSQGIIKAQ; via the coding sequence GTGATCGGAAGAAGTGACATCGACGTCCGTCTGGGCGACCAGAAACGGCTTCAATTGATCGTCTGCAAGGTGTTGCAGCGCGAGGCCTATTTCTGCGCGGCCCGCTCGCCCCACGTCGTCGACGTGGTCCTGATGGAGCAGGGCCTGCACGATGAGCCGGACCGGCTTCGAAGCGAGGTTCAGAAGGCGCTGGAGCGGACGACGGACATCCAGGGCAGGTCCTACGATGCCTCGCTGCTGGGCTACGGGCTGTGCAGCAACGGGACGGTGGGCCTGAGGGCCGCGATCCCCGTGGTGATCCCGCGCGGTCACGACTGCATCACGCTGCTGCTCGGCTCGAAGGAGCGCTATCGGGAGTATTTCGATTCCCATCGCGGCGTCTACTGGTACAGCCCCGGCTGGATCGAGTCGGGCAAACAGCCGGGCCGGGAGCGATACGAATCGCTGCGGGCCGAGTACGAACGCAAGTACGGCCCGGACAACGCCCAGTACCTCATGGAGGTCGAGCAGACCTGGATGAAGGAGTACAACTGGGCCACGTTCGTCGACTGGGGCCTGGTCGATTCAGACGCCTATCGCGCGTATACGAAGCGGTGCGCCGAATTCCTCGGCTGGGACTGCGATGAGCAGAAGGGCGACCCCGGGCTGATGCAGCGGTTCGTGGACGGCAACTGGAACGATGAGGAGTTTCTCTATGTCGCACCCGGCCGACGCATCGCGGAAGACGTGACCAGCCAAGGGATCATCAAGGCACAGTGA